From Triticum aestivum cultivar Chinese Spring chromosome 7B, IWGSC CS RefSeq v2.1, whole genome shotgun sequence:
cctaaatccgacaggacgaacaacaatcataccataggctagcttctagggtttagcctctctgatctcgtggtagatctactcttgtactacccatatcatcaatattaatcaagcaggagtagggttttacctccatcgagagggcccgaacctgggtaaaaacatcgtgtccctcgtctcttgttaccatctgcctagacgcacagttcgagaccccctatccgagatccgccggttttgacaccgacaatcatcatTATTTGCATCTGTTCCTCATTTCAGGTCACTCACCTTCAACCTGTGATTTCAATCAGAAAAATGAAGCAAGTTAGCTTGATGACACAAGCAAGTAGCACAATAAATACAGGTAAGGAAATAACACACCAACCCAAGCACACTAGAATCACAAGAATAGCATCCACTATTTTTAAGGAAGCATTTGAACATAATTACATAGGCCTGTTTTTGTGTGTATCAtaattttttcttcttccttttttgttTATTAAATGCAGGCAACTTTTTCTCTCAGCGTGCCTCGAAGGTTTTTGGTGAAGTAAGCCTCGTGTCACAGACAATTGGAGCATGGAATTCACACCAAAATCAGAGAGAGCAGCAACATGTTTTTGTTAGAACTTTAAAATAGCAGCAGTCTAGGCAACATGttatgcctttatattcagtactcGTGTTTCACCTATCTTTGTACTAGCAGCAACTTTGTGCTTTTATGTTCAACATGTCTCCTATTTGCGTATTCGGTTTTGAAGTGACGTAGAAGCTAAGATAAAATAGTTGTCTAGGTCATGGGGGGTTTCTCCTCCATGGGGATGCATTTTTTGCTTCTTTGTATAGGACACTTCTTGTCCTTTATTTTTTGCATGATCAAAATATTAAGTTTTTTCCAACCGCCCAAGCATGGGAACACAATAGATTTGCAGAAATACCCATTATTTGGACCATACTGAAGTATATAATGCAAGGTAAATTAAACTTCACTAACATGTCACAATTACTAGGACATGTCACAACAGCCTACTCCCTAGATGCATGCTAAaaagcgaaccaacctgtggttgagatggttaggtggacagtggtatccccaacccatcagggttcaaatcctggtgctcacattattcctggatttatttcaggatttccgacgatgcgctttcagtggaaggagatgtttccgtcgactacgaggcgcctacggtgactccgtaaatctcaagatgatatgccggctcagtctctcggaggtgctcataggggtagggtgtgcgtgtgtgcgtccAAGGGTAAAATTGACAAATTTAacctatggacgaaatcaaatcacagaatgaactgcccgtgaaactatttcacgcggctgacctttttgtgtgacgtccgacacgaaggcgccacactacactgtgcaacgccttacaaataggcgctacacgcctggtcAGCGTTGCAcccgtgtgatccgaaaattactaagtcagcgtgcagcgcctgagagctagacgccacactatacagtggagcgccagcttctaggcgttgcactagtggttgcttcattttgtagtgcaaccactagtgcagtgcgtgagagctaggcgccacactatacagtgcagcgcctagctcttaggctctgcacaatgacttagcaatttttaggcagtctGGGATGCAACGTTGGTCAGGCATGTAGCGTCTATCTATGAGGCGTTGCACAATATAGTGtgacgccttcgtgtcgggcgtcacacaaaaaggtcagccgcgtgaaataatttcacggacagttcattctgtgatttgatttcgtccaaaggtcaaatttgtcaaatttaccttcgtaggggtgagtgtatgcacgtgtatatgagcgcatGTGTCTGTACTGATGTAAAAAAAAATGCCTGCTAAAAAAGCTGGATGACAACTTTTCATCCGTCGACACGGACGTGTCCGTCGCCGCTTCTGGTCTCCGTTTtgggcgttggagatgccctgatTCCACGGTCGCTGCGAACCGGTCTCAATTATCGGCCAAATCACCCCCTTCCTCGTGTTACATCCCGACGAATTATTTTCCTGAACCTAATTATTCGCGGCGCTCGGTCCCACTTCGCGGCAGAagaacaccgccgccgccgccgccgccgccgccgccgtcacaggAATTCCTTGCCATGGAGGGCGTTGGCGCGCGGTTAGGGCGCTCGTCGGCCCGTTACGGCCCCGCGATGACGTTCACCGGGCCTGTTAGGAAGTGGCGGAAGGAATGGGTCACCATCTCcgccgccacggccacggccacctccgccgcggcctcctccaCCGGGACTGGATCTCGTGGAAATAACCTCATCCTGTTCAAGTGGACCCCGCTGAACGGCGCCAACGAACGAGATGAGGAGCAGACGGCACCGGCGAAGACGGCCACGAGAAGGCGGCTGTACGTGCCGGTGAGGATTCTCATGTACTTATTTGGTGTCGTCACTTTCTGGTGGTACGATGGGTTTGATTTGGTGCCAGGATGTATCTTTAGCTTCTTTTGGTTAAGTAATTTTTTTCATCTCGGTTGAATTGAACTCTTTAAGTACTAATTGACCTCTTATGTTAAGAGAATTATGGGATATGCAACAAAATGAGACCATATGGTCGGATCGATCTGCAAATATAGAGGATTGTTTTGTTTGTTTGCGAGTTGGATAATTGTACAGCTGTGGTGTTTTCCATAGTGCTAAACCTGTAGTGTTAGTTATTCCTACAAGTGTTAGTTGTTCATAAGCATATAGTATAATCCGCTGCTCTCAAACTGtagtttatactccctccgtccgaaaatacttgtcatcaaaatcgataaaaagggacgtatctagaactaaaatacgtctagatacatctcattttattcattttgatgacaagtatttccggacggagggagtactaactttTGAGCTATAGCACCTTAGTTGTTTCTTGGTGAATCATCAGCAAGTTTCTTTGATAATTTAACACCAGTATTGAAACGCCCTACTATCATTGGTTTAGCTTAGTTCAAATATTATTGATAATCTTCAAGTTATCATGGGTCATGGACACCTTTATCGAGTTCAGCTTTGGACACATTAACTTCATGTAGAAGTAAATGCTCATTGTATATCTGTATTCGCTTGTCTTGTCGCCTTTCCATCATATGCTTGTACTTACAAATTGGATCACTGTTGGTTACAATATTTACCTCTGAAACTCTGGTATTCTACTCTTTATTTTCCTGATACCTTGTCGTTGGCATGTACTGAGTCTATCCACCCTACAGGTTTCTGTAGTTCAAGATCAAAGGCAAGAATCTGCCAAATCTGATGATGAGAACAAGGCTAATGATGGAGAACCTTCATCTACGGAAACTGAGCAGTCTATTGGGAAAACTAATATGGATGATATACTTATGGATGAGTCCCAGGTAAAATCGGACTTAGTTAGTTGTATAACTAGTTTGTGATGGTTATCAATGGTTATCTTCATTAATTCACTAAAATTCAACCATTAGACAACACGTGGCATCTCATGTCATTTTACAACAATAAGTGACAACATTGCTCTTCTTTGAATTTCATTTTCTTGATTCATATAAACATTATATGCTATTATATAAGGACTCAAATAGTTTTGCCCGGCAAAGCATCCAACACTTTACTATTTGAAATATTTCATCATTTAGCATCCAATCATGATTCATGTGCGCTCTCACGAGGAGCGCTACATTATTTTGTGCAGATAGTTGGTAATAGCGTCACGCTTCATGTATCTTATGCCTTGGTAGCTGTGGTTCACCAAACCATACCActtttctaaaaataaaaaaaaaagtttAAACCTCTAGCTTGTCCGGATGTTATTTTAAGATATATTCATTGTTTATAAGGCGTTCTGCTTTAGACTCTTAAGCATCGCTTGAGCGATAAGGCGCCCTGGCAGCGCCTTAGAAATATGCCCGCTTTCGGCGCTTAGGCGTCGGAGCGGGTGGTGCTCACCTTAGGTCGCTTTACCAGCTTGTAAACAATGGATGTACTGACATATTTACACTATTGTCATGTGTACTACTCGGTCTACGTTATAACTATATAAAAATAACCTTGTTCATTGGGAAATAATTTTCCAGGAATATTTTATTTTGAGAAGCCAGGATGAGCTCTGCCTTTTTCATATAGAAGAAGAGAATCGACCAGTTAATAAAGAAAATTGGCTGAAACCGATACAATCTATGCCACACTAGCCCCGAGGTTGCATTCCAAGCGAGGCAAGGACTCCGTCACCCAAGTGACCAGAGTCTACACCCTACCAGATGACCCGGGGCCGCCGCTCCGGCTTACAAACCTCAGCAATGCACAAACGCCGGTCCTAAGGTTGTGTATCAGTTAAGCCGACGACTCTGCCACCCAAGTGACTAGATTCGACACCCAGCAATGCAAAGGCGTACTTCGCAACTGCCGCATGGACTTCCACACTGGACCCAACGCCGTGTATGATGCCGATGACTCTGCCACCTAAGTCATTAGACTCGACGCCAAGCAGCACAAATACGTCCTCCGGAGCCGTCGCTCTGGCTTCCACGTCGGCCTTGAGGCAAGCACCCGCCTAGCTGATGACGAAGGTGCGGGACGACACCAACCGCCAACGCGTTACACCAAACCGGATCTCCAAGTTGACGCCCCCAAGGGAAAAACCGACAAGAACAACGTCGTCACCCGCTCCGGCCAAAGCCGAAGCTTAGGCTTTCACGTGGAGAGCTCGAGATGCAAATGCCTAGGTAGGTGAAGGGGCTCCATGACGATGTCTCCAACAAGGAGAACAACGTCCTAGGATGCCGTCCTTCCCGGCATCGACTGAGATCGGTGCTCTGGCATTCACTAGCAGTTCACCATGCCCTATGACACTGCATCAAGTCAACTCGACACCACCATCAACCACCACCACGGCCGCCAGACCACCTGAGCACCACAACCTTCCATGGCTCCCTAAACCAACCCCAAGAATGAGCGCCGCTGCGCCACCATTCCGACCCACAGCTCATCGTCGTCGTGCCGCTGTCTCGATTCGCAGCTCACCGTCGCTGCAACGAATCACCACAAGATGTCCGTGAAGCGTATGCAGCAACATCCCGGGGCTGCTGCCATGGCATCCATGCGTCCTGCCGGTCGGGTAAGGAGCAACTCCTCCTAATCACTCACCCAACCTAGCCAGAGCATACCAAGCCATGGCCAGAGAGCTGCCAAGGAGCACTCCCGCCGGGAATGCGCGTCCCAACCTCGGCCATCACCGCGCACGAAGACGAGCCAACGCCGGATCTGCGCACCGAGCTCGCCAACAGCTGCATCCTGGCCTCCACGCACCACCGCTCCAGCGCACCAGCTACAGCCAGTGAGCCAGGCGCCGCACTCCCAAGCGATGACGACACGCCCGCCGAGGCGCATCGAGGGCTACGTGCTGCCGCTGCGTGACCATTTCTGCACCGGCCCCTGCACAAGCCAGCCAGCAGACAACCGCAATCGCAAACAAAATAGAAGCACCGCCATGGCCGCAAGGGGTGAGAGGTGGCGAAGGGTGAGGTGGGCTAGAGTTCGCCACGCGTGTCTGTTTGTGTGGAGGCAACACGGCTTTGCCCGGTGGCGGTGAAGGGTGaggcggtcggggggggggggggggggggggggtgctggagTTCACCACCCGTGTTTGTTTATGTGAAGCAACACGGCTTTGCCCGGCAGCGCGTCCTGGTGGCGGCGAGGGGGAGAGGAGGTGGCGAAGGATGAGGTGCTCTGGCGGGGGCTACAGTTTGCTACCCGTGTTGTTCGTGTGGAGCAACATGGTGGCCAAGTGAGCCCGTGCGTGCGTCTTGGTGGCGGTGAGGGGTAGAGGTGGTCCGGTGGCGTTATAGTTCGCCATCCGTGTCGCTCGTGTGGATCAACACAGCGGCTGAATGAGCTCACAGCCATACGCCCATACCACGCCATTTTCGAGGAATATTGATATGAAGTTTCTGTAAAATTTCTTTGTTTTGGTCTCTACTAATCAACTTTGTGATATACCTGATAATATATGTAAATGTCGTAGTCC
This genomic window contains:
- the LOC123161638 gene encoding uncharacterized protein, with amino-acid sequence MEGVGARLGRSSARYGPAMTFTGPVRKWRKEWVTISAATATATSAAASSTGTGSRGNNLILFKWTPLNGANERDEEQTAPAKTATRRRLYVPVSVVQDQRQESAKSDDENKANDGEPSSTETEQSIGKTNMDDILMDESQASDEVRDSGNFVGGTDLNLNLGPKDPDGEDEGDTGEQHEVRTEHRLKRKSVTPDLEMRM